In a genomic window of Tissierella sp. Yu-01:
- the dusB gene encoding tRNA dihydrouridine synthase DusB gives MKIGNVNLDNNVFLAPMAGVSDMAFRIICRQMGAGLVFSEMVSAKGMYYKDEKTKELTAIDERERPVALQIFGSDPDIMSNIVEKYLNEREDLDIIDINMGCPAPKIVKNGDGCALMKDPHLAGEIMKKVVRATNKPVTVKFRMGWDGKSRNGIEIAKIAEASGISAVTVHARTRDMFYSGKADWNFIKEVKESISIPVIGNGDIFQPEDGLRMLDETGCDAISIGRGSMGNPWIFRRIINLMNGKEDIPPTDEEIIKMAINHMNMVCNLKGEKTGVREMRKQLAWYLKGMRKSNEIKNSINTIEDKNQIIKILMDYLTYLST, from the coding sequence ATGAAGATTGGTAATGTTAATTTGGATAACAATGTTTTTTTAGCTCCTATGGCTGGAGTATCTGATATGGCTTTTAGAATTATCTGTAGACAAATGGGAGCTGGGTTAGTATTTAGTGAAATGGTAAGTGCTAAGGGCATGTACTATAAAGATGAGAAGACAAAGGAGCTAACAGCAATAGATGAAAGAGAAAGACCCGTTGCTTTGCAGATATTTGGGTCAGATCCAGATATAATGTCGAATATAGTAGAAAAGTATCTAAATGAAAGAGAAGATTTAGATATTATTGATATAAATATGGGATGTCCAGCACCTAAAATTGTAAAAAATGGTGATGGATGCGCTTTAATGAAGGATCCTCATCTTGCAGGTGAAATTATGAAAAAAGTAGTAAGGGCTACTAACAAACCAGTTACAGTCAAGTTTCGTATGGGATGGGATGGTAAAAGTAGAAATGGGATTGAAATCGCTAAGATAGCTGAGGCATCAGGTATAAGTGCTGTTACAGTACACGCTAGAACTAGAGATATGTTTTATTCAGGTAAGGCAGATTGGAACTTTATAAAGGAAGTAAAAGAATCCATATCTATACCAGTCATAGGTAATGGTGATATATTTCAGCCAGAGGATGGGTTAAGAATGTTAGATGAAACAGGGTGTGATGCTATCTCAATAGGTAGAGGTAGCATGGGTAACCCGTGGATATTTAGAAGAATTATCAACCTTATGAATGGAAAAGAAGACATTCCTCCAACTGATGAAGAGATTATAAAAATGGCTATTAACCACATGAATATGGTTTGTAATTTAAAAGGTGAAAAAACAGGTGTTAGAGAAATGCGTAAGCAATTAGCTTGGTATCTTAAAGGAATGAGAAAATCTAATGAGATTAAAAATTCCATAAATACCATAGAAGACAAAAATCAGATAATAAAAATCCTTATGGATTACCTAACTTATTTATCTACATAG
- a CDS encoding type III pantothenate kinase → MLLVIDVGNTNIVFGLFNGRELAFDWRISTDKDRTSDEYGLLFNQIFQHNNIDISEIDDVIISSVVPPLMHTLPTTSVRYFNKEPIVIGPGVKTGMNIKYDNPKEVGADRIVNAVAAFEKYGGPLIIVDFGTANTFCYVSEEGEYLGGAITPGIKISAEALFLRTAKLPKVELVKPEKVVAKNTVNSIQSGLVYGYIGMVDHIIGKMIDEMNVDENKIKVVATGGFSSLIASESKYIKIIDKLLTLDGLRIIYERNKSK, encoded by the coding sequence TTGTTATTAGTAATAGATGTAGGTAATACTAACATCGTATTTGGTTTGTTTAATGGTAGGGAGTTAGCATTTGATTGGAGAATTTCAACTGATAAGGATAGGACATCAGATGAATATGGACTTTTATTTAATCAGATATTTCAGCACAATAACATAGATATATCAGAAATTGATGATGTAATTATATCTTCAGTAGTACCACCTTTGATGCATACATTACCTACAACTAGCGTTAGGTATTTTAATAAGGAACCTATAGTAATTGGTCCTGGTGTTAAGACTGGTATGAATATAAAGTATGATAATCCAAAGGAAGTAGGCGCTGATAGAATAGTAAATGCTGTTGCTGCTTTCGAAAAATATGGTGGGCCTCTTATTATTGTTGACTTTGGAACAGCAAATACATTCTGTTATGTAAGCGAAGAGGGGGAATATTTAGGTGGAGCTATTACACCAGGAATTAAAATATCAGCTGAAGCCTTATTTTTAAGAACAGCGAAACTTCCTAAGGTTGAGTTGGTAAAACCAGAAAAGGTTGTTGCAAAGAATACAGTTAATAGCATTCAATCCGGACTTGTATATGGGTATATAGGTATGGTAGATCATATTATTGGGAAGATGATTGATGAAATGAATGTTGATGAGAATAAAATTAAAGTAGTAGCTACAGGTGGATTTTCATCATTAATAGCAAGTGAAAGTAAATATATAAAAATTATAGACAAATTATTAACCTTAGATGGGTTAAGAATAATATATGAAAGAAATAAAAGTAAGTAG
- a CDS encoding ECF transporter S component, with protein MNSKNHLNVRKLAIIGVLGAISTVLGMTPLGFIPVGPTRATIMHIPVIIGAIMEGPVVGGFVGLIFGLFSMFQAVTNPTPVSFVFLNPLVSLVPRVLIGIFSYYVYSFLSNLGSKKTKGILYLLWIGIIGYLSYGIYKGVVNSESIWIILMNVGLIILTLGIAYLTLFKFKNASFDLIIPSIVGTMTNTLGVLSLIYIFYAERFVEALGGDTTLAGKVIFGIGLTNGIPETIIAIIIVTSVVGALKGKTKNRGE; from the coding sequence TTGAATAGTAAAAATCATTTAAACGTTAGGAAGTTGGCTATCATTGGGGTTTTAGGAGCTATATCTACAGTATTAGGCATGACTCCTTTAGGATTTATACCTGTTGGTCCAACGAGAGCAACTATAATGCATATTCCTGTTATTATAGGTGCAATCATGGAGGGGCCTGTAGTAGGTGGTTTCGTAGGGCTCATATTCGGATTATTTAGCATGTTTCAAGCAGTTACTAATCCTACACCTGTTTCTTTTGTGTTTTTAAATCCCTTAGTATCCTTAGTACCTAGAGTTTTAATAGGGATATTCTCTTATTATGTCTACAGCTTTTTGAGTAATTTAGGAAGTAAGAAAACAAAAGGTATTTTGTATTTATTATGGATTGGAATTATAGGATATTTATCTTATGGAATTTATAAGGGTGTAGTTAATTCAGAAAGTATTTGGATTATTTTGATGAATGTAGGATTAATTATATTAACCCTTGGAATTGCTTATTTAACTTTATTTAAATTCAAAAATGCATCGTTTGATTTGATAATACCAAGTATTGTTGGAACAATGACCAATACCTTAGGAGTGTTATCACTTATATATATATTTTATGCAGAACGATTTGTAGAAGCCCTTGGGGGAGATACAACACTAGCTGGAAAGGTAATATTTGGTATAGGTTTGACAAATGGCATTCCAGAAACGATAATTGCTATAATAATTGTTACAAGTGTTGTAGGCGCTTTAAAGGGTAAGACAAAAAACAGAGGTGAATGA
- a CDS encoding P1 family peptidase, with amino-acid sequence MYPGYITDVEGIKVGHSQSEEGMTGCTVIICEEGATGGVDVRGSAPGTRETDLFKSDKMVDKVHAVVLSGGSAFGLDAASGVMKYLEENHVGFDVGVTKVPIVASAVIFDLNIGDYKIRPDFNMGYSAAKFANENERAQGNIGCGMGATVGKILGPDNAMKSGLGSASIRVGELIVSALVSVNSFGDIYDYKTGEQIAGVYDYKNNKLLNTISVIKGEEVDLNFPMRNTTIGVIVTNAILTKAEGNKVSQMAHNGYARSINPVHTMLDGDTIFTMATNKIISDVNIVGTLAAEVMSMAITNAVINASGYKNLLASKEIKKTIV; translated from the coding sequence ATGTATCCGGGATATATAACTGACGTGGAAGGTATAAAAGTAGGACATAGTCAATCAGAAGAAGGCATGACAGGCTGTACTGTAATAATTTGTGAAGAGGGAGCAACTGGTGGTGTTGATGTCAGAGGTTCTGCACCAGGGACAAGGGAAACGGATCTTTTTAAATCAGATAAAATGGTTGATAAGGTCCATGCAGTTGTGCTCTCAGGTGGTTCTGCTTTTGGTTTAGATGCAGCATCTGGTGTAATGAAATATCTAGAGGAGAATCATGTGGGATTCGATGTAGGGGTAACTAAGGTTCCAATAGTAGCTTCGGCAGTAATATTTGATTTGAATATTGGAGATTATAAAATAAGACCTGACTTTAATATGGGATATAGTGCAGCGAAGTTTGCAAATGAAAATGAAAGAGCACAAGGTAATATTGGTTGCGGTATGGGCGCTACTGTCGGGAAAATTTTAGGACCAGATAATGCAATGAAATCTGGTTTAGGTAGTGCAAGTATTAGAGTTGGTGAATTAATTGTATCTGCTCTTGTATCTGTGAATAGCTTTGGAGATATTTATGATTACAAGACTGGAGAACAAATAGCTGGAGTTTATGATTATAAAAATAATAAATTATTAAATACAATAAGTGTAATTAAAGGTGAAGAAGTTGATTTGAATTTCCCAATGAGAAACACAACCATTGGTGTTATAGTTACAAATGCAATTCTTACAAAGGCTGAGGGAAATAAGGTATCACAAATGGCTCATAATGGATACGCTAGATCGATAAATCCTGTTCATACTATGTTAGATGGAGATACTATATTTACAATGGCAACAAATAAAATTATATCTGATGTAAATATTGTTGGAACATTGGCAGCAGAGGTTATGTCTATGGCTATTACCAATGCAGTAATTAATGCCAGTGGATATAAGAATCTGCTAGCTTCGAAAGAGATTAAAAAAACTATTGTATAA
- a CDS encoding DUF2118 domain-containing protein, whose protein sequence is MRKFVINVNGNSYEVEVEEVKSGAQPIAAPAPNPVVPATPAPAPVAASNPAPASAPAKKDVVVSEGQEVVEAPMPGTILKVNVSEGQQIKAGDVLLILEAMKMENEILSPRDGKVVSVATSAGTSVNTGDKLAVIG, encoded by the coding sequence ATGAGAAAATTTGTGATAAATGTTAATGGGAATTCCTATGAAGTAGAAGTAGAAGAAGTAAAAAGTGGTGCACAACCTATAGCTGCTCCAGCTCCGAATCCTGTAGTTCCAGCAACACCTGCTCCAGCACCTGTAGCAGCATCAAATCCAGCGCCAGCATCTGCACCAGCTAAGAAAGATGTTGTTGTATCCGAAGGTCAAGAGGTTGTAGAAGCTCCAATGCCAGGAACAATACTTAAGGTAAATGTAAGTGAAGGACAACAGATTAAAGCTGGAGATGTGCTACTAATACTGGAAGCAATGAAAATGGAAAATGAAATTTTGTCACCTAGAGATGGTAAAGTAGTTAGCGTAGCTACTTCAGCAGGGACTTCTGTCAATACAGGAGATAAATTGGCGGTAATTGGATAG
- a CDS encoding carboxyl transferase domain-containing protein, giving the protein MSKIEKLIEESSKIELGGGEKRIEKQHASGKLTARERINLLLDDGSFIEIDKFVKHRSTNFGTSTLEAPADGVVTGYGTVDGRLVFVYAQDFTVVGGSLGEMHAAKICKVQDMALKMGAPLIGMNDSGGARIQEGVDALSGYGKIFYRNTIASGVIPQISVIMGPCAGGAVYSPALTDFIFMVEKTSMMFITGPQVIKSVTGEEVTQEELGGATTHNSISGVAHFKDDTEQECIERIKLLLSYLPSNNLEEAPVYESNDDINRVDERLNEIIPDNPNKPYDMKEVINIIADAGSFFEVQPAYAKNIITGFIRLNGKSTGVIANQPKILAGCLDINASDKAGRFIRTCDAFNIPLLNLVDVPGFLPGTNQEYGGIIRHGAKMLYAYSEATVPKVTLVLRKAYGGSYLAMCSKDLGADQVYAWPNAEIAVMGPDGAANIIFKNDIKNSSDPITTRKEKIEEYRDTVANPYIAAQRGFVDDVIVPGITRPRLISAFDMLETKRENRPSKKHGNLPV; this is encoded by the coding sequence ATGAGCAAGATCGAAAAACTCATAGAAGAAAGCTCCAAAATTGAGCTTGGTGGAGGAGAAAAGAGAATTGAAAAGCAACATGCTTCTGGTAAATTAACTGCTAGAGAAAGAATTAATCTTTTATTGGATGATGGCAGTTTTATAGAAATAGATAAGTTCGTAAAACATAGATCAACAAACTTTGGAACATCCACACTTGAAGCTCCAGCAGATGGAGTAGTTACAGGTTATGGTACAGTAGATGGAAGATTAGTTTTTGTTTACGCACAAGATTTTACTGTTGTAGGTGGATCTCTTGGTGAAATGCATGCAGCAAAGATTTGTAAAGTACAGGATATGGCTTTGAAAATGGGCGCGCCTTTAATAGGAATGAATGATTCAGGTGGTGCGAGAATTCAAGAGGGCGTAGATGCTTTATCGGGTTATGGTAAGATATTCTATAGAAATACCATAGCATCAGGTGTGATTCCTCAAATTTCTGTTATTATGGGTCCATGTGCAGGTGGTGCGGTTTATTCTCCAGCATTAACAGATTTTATATTCATGGTTGAAAAGACAAGTATGATGTTTATAACTGGACCGCAAGTTATAAAATCAGTTACTGGTGAAGAGGTAACACAGGAAGAATTAGGTGGAGCAACTACTCATAATTCCATTAGCGGCGTGGCTCACTTTAAAGATGATACTGAACAGGAATGTATTGAAAGAATTAAATTATTATTATCATATTTACCTTCGAACAACTTAGAAGAAGCTCCTGTTTATGAGTCAAATGATGATATAAACAGGGTTGATGAAAGATTAAATGAAATAATACCTGATAATCCAAATAAGCCTTATGATATGAAGGAAGTAATCAATATTATAGCTGATGCAGGCTCATTCTTTGAAGTACAACCGGCCTATGCTAAAAATATTATTACTGGATTTATAAGATTAAATGGTAAATCAACCGGTGTTATAGCGAATCAACCAAAAATTTTAGCAGGATGCTTAGATATTAATGCATCAGATAAAGCAGGAAGATTTATAAGAACATGTGATGCATTTAATATTCCTTTATTAAACCTAGTAGATGTACCAGGATTCTTACCGGGTACAAATCAAGAGTATGGTGGAATTATAAGACATGGTGCTAAGATGCTTTATGCATATAGTGAAGCTACTGTACCAAAGGTTACTTTGGTGCTAAGAAAGGCATATGGTGGTTCTTATTTAGCTATGTGTTCCAAGGATTTAGGCGCTGATCAAGTCTATGCTTGGCCTAATGCAGAAATAGCTGTTATGGGACCAGATGGAGCTGCAAATATTATATTTAAGAACGATATTAAGAATTCAAGTGATCCTATAACTACAAGGAAAGAGAAAATCGAAGAATATAGAGACACTGTTGCTAATCCTTATATTGCTGCTCAAAGAGGTTTTGTAGATGATGTCATAGTGCCAGGAATTACTCGACCTAGATTAATATCGGCATTTGACATGCTCGAAACAAAGAGAGAAAACAGACCAAGTAAAAAACATGGCAATTTGCCAGTGTAG
- the mce gene encoding methylmalonyl-CoA epimerase has protein sequence MVNKVDHIGIAVKNLEETLKFYEDILGIKCVAEEVVEEQKVKTAFLPLGDTEIELLESTSEDGPIAKFIEKKGEGIQHIAYKVDDIEKALEELKAKGIRLIDEKPRRGAGGAKIAFLHPKSTFGVLIEICQRD, from the coding sequence ATGGTAAACAAGGTTGATCATATTGGTATCGCTGTAAAGAATCTTGAAGAAACTTTAAAGTTTTATGAGGATATTTTGGGCATTAAGTGCGTTGCAGAGGAAGTAGTTGAAGAACAAAAAGTCAAAACGGCATTTTTACCACTTGGAGATACTGAAATTGAATTATTAGAATCAACAAGCGAAGATGGACCTATTGCTAAATTTATTGAGAAAAAGGGCGAGGGAATCCAACATATAGCTTATAAAGTTGATGATATAGAAAAGGCATTAGAAGAGTTAAAAGCTAAAGGAATTAGATTAATTGATGAGAAACCTAGAAGGGGTGCAGGCGGAGCCAAGATAGCTTTCTTACATCCAAAGTCTACATTTGGTGTTTTAATTGAAATCTGTCAGAGAGACTAA
- the meaB gene encoding methylmalonyl Co-A mutase-associated GTPase MeaB, whose translation MNIEDKLLEGDKRACARLLSMLENNEKDAISLVRKLYNRTGGAYVIGITGAPGSGKSTLTDKIAKELRKQGKKIGIIAIDPTSPFSGGAILGDRIRMNDLALDKNVFIRSMGTRGSLGGMSRATWGAVKVLDIYGCDYIFIETVGVGQSEIDIVKTADTVLMIMIPNTGDDIQAIKAGIMEIADVFAINKSDLEGADKTKLEIEMNLDLNEKKEYRPPVLKVSASKNQGIDELVEKLEEHRKYLEESNELEERRNRNNRLQLLKLVEYELMEIILDKSVGEDLLDNLSKEITKGITDPYTAKDRIIDLIRKGID comes from the coding sequence TTGAACATTGAGGATAAATTATTAGAGGGTGATAAAAGAGCCTGTGCTAGATTACTCTCTATGTTGGAAAATAATGAGAAAGATGCAATATCGTTAGTAAGAAAGTTATATAATAGAACTGGTGGAGCTTATGTAATAGGAATTACAGGAGCCCCTGGTAGTGGAAAGTCAACATTAACAGACAAAATAGCCAAGGAGTTAAGAAAACAGGGTAAGAAGATTGGAATCATAGCAATTGACCCAACTAGTCCATTTAGTGGTGGGGCCATTCTTGGTGATAGAATAAGAATGAATGACTTAGCATTGGACAAAAATGTCTTTATTAGAAGCATGGGTACGAGAGGCTCCTTAGGTGGGATGTCTAGAGCTACTTGGGGAGCAGTTAAGGTATTGGACATATATGGATGTGATTATATTTTTATAGAAACCGTTGGTGTGGGACAATCTGAAATTGACATAGTAAAGACGGCAGATACTGTACTTATGATAATGATTCCTAATACAGGAGATGATATACAAGCCATAAAAGCGGGAATTATGGAGATAGCTGATGTATTTGCAATCAATAAATCTGATTTGGAAGGTGCAGATAAGACTAAATTAGAGATTGAGATGAATTTGGATTTAAATGAAAAGAAGGAATACAGACCACCAGTGTTGAAGGTTTCAGCTAGTAAAAATCAAGGCATAGATGAATTGGTGGAAAAGTTAGAAGAGCATAGAAAATACCTTGAAGAGTCTAATGAGTTAGAAGAAAGAAGAAATAGAAATAACAGGCTACAATTATTAAAATTAGTAGAATATGAACTAATGGAAATAATATTAGATAAATCAGTAGGAGAAGATTTACTTGATAATTTATCTAAAGAAATTACAAAGGGGATTACAGATCCTTATACTGCTAAGGATAGGATAATTGACTTAATTAGGAAAGGTATAGATTAA
- a CDS encoding cobalamin B12-binding domain-containing protein, producing MDRPIRVLVAKPGLDGHDRGAKVIARALRDAGMEVIYTGLRQTPEQIVAAAVQEDVDVVAMSILSGAHNHLFPKVVNLLRNEGVDDVLIVGGGVIPDDDIPGLVEAGIEAIFTPGSSTKDIVEYIKNHLKR from the coding sequence ATGGATAGACCAATTAGAGTACTAGTTGCTAAACCTGGATTGGACGGTCATGACAGAGGAGCTAAGGTAATTGCAAGAGCCTTAAGAGATGCTGGTATGGAAGTAATATATACAGGGTTAAGACAAACTCCAGAACAAATAGTTGCAGCTGCAGTTCAAGAAGACGTAGATGTTGTTGCCATGAGTATATTGTCAGGCGCTCATAACCATTTATTCCCGAAAGTAGTAAATCTGTTAAGAAATGAAGGAGTAGATGATGTCTTAATCGTTGGTGGTGGAGTAATCCCTGACGATGATATACCAGGACTTGTTGAAGCAGGTATTGAAGCAATATTCACTCCTGGATCATCTACGAAGGATATAGTTGAATATATTAAGAATCATTTAAAAAGATAA
- a CDS encoding methylmalonyl-CoA mutase family protein, translated as MLDDKKLDELNEAFNSWEKNKVEKTINKFPERKDEFTTGSGAEVKRLYTPLDIANINYNDELGYPGQYPYTRGVQPTMYRGRLWTMRQYAGFGNAEESNERYKYLLEQGQTGLSIAFDLPTQIGYNSDDPLSEGEVGKVGVAIDSLKDMEILFDGIPLDKVSTSMTINAPASVLLAMYIAVAEKQGVTPDKLNGTIQNDILKEYIARGTYIFPPEPSMRLITNIFEYCSKEVPKWNTISISGYHIREAGSTAAQEVAFTIADGIAYVEAAIKAGLDVDDFAPRLSFFFNAHNDLLEEVAKFRAARVLWAKIMKDRFKAKNPKSMALKFHTQTAGSTLTAQQPDNNIIRVAIQTLAAVLGGTQSLHTNSRDEALALPTEDSVRIALRTQQIVAHESGVTETIDPLAGSYYIESLTKKIEDEATKYIDTIDALGGAPKAIANGYIQKEIQNSAYQHQMLVEEGKRVVVGVNKFVVEEEGKKDLLKVDPAVELSQREKLIKLRADRNNECVNRTLSTLKEKAATDENLMPYILDAVKSYATLGEICNVLREVFGEYEQSVIL; from the coding sequence ATGTTAGATGATAAGAAACTTGATGAATTAAATGAGGCCTTTAATTCATGGGAGAAAAATAAAGTTGAAAAAACAATCAACAAGTTCCCAGAAAGAAAAGATGAATTTACAACTGGCTCAGGTGCTGAAGTAAAAAGGCTGTACACTCCTTTAGATATAGCTAATATAAACTATAATGATGAATTAGGTTATCCAGGACAATACCCTTATACTAGAGGTGTTCAACCAACTATGTATAGAGGAAGACTATGGACAATGAGACAATATGCCGGATTTGGTAATGCGGAAGAATCCAACGAAAGATATAAATATTTATTGGAGCAAGGACAAACAGGTTTATCAATTGCATTTGACTTACCTACTCAAATTGGTTATAACTCAGATGACCCGCTATCCGAGGGTGAAGTGGGTAAAGTAGGTGTTGCTATAGACTCCTTAAAAGATATGGAAATTTTATTTGATGGCATTCCTCTAGATAAAGTAAGTACCTCCATGACTATCAATGCACCTGCAAGTGTTTTATTAGCTATGTATATTGCAGTGGCTGAAAAGCAGGGAGTAACTCCTGATAAATTAAATGGTACAATTCAAAATGATATTTTAAAAGAGTATATTGCAAGAGGAACTTATATTTTTCCACCAGAACCTTCTATGAGACTTATCACAAATATCTTTGAGTACTGTTCAAAAGAAGTCCCTAAATGGAATACAATTAGTATTAGTGGATATCACATTAGAGAAGCTGGATCAACTGCAGCTCAGGAAGTTGCATTTACAATTGCAGACGGGATTGCTTATGTAGAAGCCGCGATTAAAGCTGGCTTAGATGTTGATGATTTTGCACCTAGATTATCGTTTTTCTTTAATGCACATAATGATTTACTTGAGGAAGTCGCTAAATTTAGAGCAGCCAGAGTATTATGGGCTAAGATAATGAAAGATAGATTCAAAGCAAAGAATCCTAAGTCTATGGCTCTTAAATTCCACACTCAGACTGCAGGTTCAACATTAACAGCTCAACAACCAGATAATAATATTATAAGAGTTGCTATTCAGACTTTAGCGGCTGTATTAGGTGGAACCCAAAGTCTACACACTAATTCCAGAGATGAAGCATTAGCATTACCTACTGAAGATTCAGTAAGAATAGCTTTAAGAACCCAACAAATAGTAGCCCATGAGTCTGGTGTGACTGAAACCATAGATCCATTAGCCGGTTCCTATTATATTGAGAGCTTGACTAAAAAAATTGAAGATGAAGCTACTAAGTATATTGATACTATTGATGCACTTGGCGGTGCTCCAAAGGCAATCGCTAATGGATATATACAAAAAGAGATTCAAAACTCAGCCTATCAACATCAAATGCTAGTTGAAGAAGGTAAGCGAGTAGTAGTTGGTGTTAATAAATTCGTTGTTGAAGAAGAAGGCAAGAAGGATTTATTAAAGGTAGACCCTGCTGTTGAATTGTCTCAAAGAGAAAAATTAATAAAGTTAAGAGCTGATAGAAATAACGAGTGTGTAAATAGAACATTGAGTACTTTGAAAGAAAAAGCAGCAACAGATGAAAACTTAATGCCATATATTCTAGATGCTGTTAAGTCTTATGCAACATTGGGAGAAATCTGCAATGTATTAAGAGAAGTATTTGGTGAATATGAACAATCTGTAATATTATAG